One Candidatus Devosia phytovorans genomic window carries:
- a CDS encoding MFS transporter — MHNKWLVLTVISAALFLIGIDMTVLYTALPTLTHDLNSTNSDKLWIINAYPLVMAGLLLGAGTLGDRVGHRLMFMLGLTFFGLASVFAAFAPSAGMLIAGRGLLAVGAAMMMPATLALLRHTFVTDQEQGIAMGIWGAVYSGAAAVGPLIGGFLLTHFWWGSVFLINVPVVLLALILTPMLIAKTEGNPERKWDLISSLLVMVGLVGLTYGLKEVAKIDRDWTVFAASIIISLVFLGLFVRRQRRSTSPLVDFDLFKNPRFRGGVIAIVFSMVVLLGVQLVLTQRLQLVEGLAPLQAGLFMVPVSLASFLAGPIIGSMLFKIGIGRVLWVALAFAGIGLLAFVGLRMARSGSRSSHWPCSASAVGRRSRRHQPRSWSAPRPRRRAWPAPLRRSPMSWVRFSASLSWAASRRTFTSATCLFPRNWATSVRRAMASTRSS; from the coding sequence GTGCATAATAAGTGGCTGGTGCTGACGGTGATATCCGCAGCGCTTTTTCTCATCGGCATCGACATGACCGTGCTCTATACGGCCCTGCCGACGCTCACCCATGATCTGAACTCGACCAACAGCGACAAGCTTTGGATCATCAACGCCTATCCCCTGGTCATGGCTGGCCTGCTGCTCGGTGCTGGCACCCTCGGCGATCGCGTCGGCCATCGTCTGATGTTCATGCTGGGGTTGACCTTCTTCGGTCTGGCCTCGGTTTTCGCAGCCTTCGCGCCCTCTGCCGGCATGCTTATCGCTGGCCGTGGTCTTCTCGCAGTTGGCGCTGCCATGATGATGCCGGCGACGCTGGCACTACTGCGCCACACCTTCGTAACCGACCAGGAACAGGGCATCGCCATGGGCATCTGGGGAGCTGTGTATTCGGGCGCAGCAGCGGTCGGTCCGCTGATCGGCGGCTTCTTGCTCACCCATTTCTGGTGGGGCTCGGTGTTCCTGATAAACGTGCCGGTGGTTTTGCTGGCCCTGATCCTGACGCCCATGCTGATCGCCAAGACCGAGGGCAACCCGGAGCGGAAATGGGACCTGATCAGCTCCCTGCTGGTCATGGTTGGGCTCGTCGGCCTGACCTACGGCCTCAAGGAAGTGGCCAAGATCGATCGCGACTGGACCGTGTTCGCGGCCTCCATCATCATCAGTCTTGTATTCCTGGGTCTGTTCGTTCGTCGTCAGCGTCGGTCGACTTCGCCGCTGGTGGATTTCGACCTGTTCAAGAACCCTCGGTTCCGCGGCGGCGTGATTGCGATCGTCTTCTCCATGGTCGTCCTGCTGGGTGTTCAACTCGTCCTGACCCAGCGCCTGCAACTGGTCGAAGGCTTGGCGCCGTTACAGGCCGGACTCTTCATGGTCCCCGTGTCGCTTGCCTCATTCCTGGCAGGCCCCATTATCGGCTCGATGCTCTTCAAGATCGGCATCGGTCGCGTGCTCTGGGTCGCCTTGGCCTTCGCCGGGATCGGTCTGCTGGCCTTCGTCGGCCTTAGGATGGCCCGATCTGGCTCAAGGTCATCGCACTGGCCATGTTCGGCTTCGGCAGTGGGTCGGCGGTCTCGGCGGCATCAACCTCGGTCATGGTCAGCGCCCCGCCCGAGAAGGCGGGCATGGCCGGCTCCATTGAGGCGATCTCCTATGAGCTGGGTGCGGTTTTCGGCGTCGCTATCATGGGCAGCATCACGACGTACCTTTACGTCAGCAACCTGCTTGTTCCCGCGGAATTGGGCGACATCGGTACGGCGCGCGATGGCCTCGACCAGGTCCTCATGA
- the ruvA gene encoding Holliday junction branch migration protein RuvA, whose product MISKLIGLLDTIGDDTALIDCNGVGYLVQCSQRTLAALPAEGEKMAIMVETVVRQDMIRLYGFSDQAEKTWFNTLVGLQGVGAKVALAILSALSTDELASAVALRDTKSIGRAHGVGPRLASRIIADLDGKAPKGMGSETLDFQKSVGNGSVKTSAAEAISALTNLGYPRAKVSAALGKIVSAQGDDLPTEKLIRLGLKELAS is encoded by the coding sequence ATGATCAGCAAACTCATCGGCCTTCTCGACACCATCGGGGACGACACCGCCCTCATTGACTGCAATGGCGTAGGCTACCTGGTCCAATGCTCCCAACGCACCCTGGCCGCTTTGCCGGCAGAGGGAGAAAAGATGGCTATCATGGTCGAAACCGTCGTCCGTCAAGACATGATCCGGCTCTACGGTTTCAGCGACCAGGCTGAGAAGACCTGGTTCAATACCCTGGTGGGCCTGCAGGGCGTCGGTGCGAAAGTGGCGCTCGCGATACTTTCTGCGCTGTCCACCGATGAACTGGCGAGCGCGGTCGCATTGCGCGACACCAAGTCCATCGGACGCGCCCATGGAGTTGGCCCCAGGCTGGCATCCCGGATCATCGCCGACCTAGACGGCAAAGCCCCAAAGGGGATGGGAAGCGAGACCCTCGACTTCCAGAAGTCGGTGGGCAACGGTTCGGTAAAAACCAGTGCTGCCGAAGCGATCTCGGCGCTGACAAACCTGGGGTATCCGAGAGCGAAAGTATCGGCAGCTCTTGGCAAAATCGTTTCGGCACAAGGCGACGATCTGCCTACCGAAAAGCTGATAAGACTGGGCCTCAAAGAGCTCGCGAGTTGA
- a CDS encoding efflux RND transporter periplasmic adaptor subunit, protein MSNNNPNLPAESIEGKAIYAETVVGSGTKIGGQPPIRPRRVPRVVAVVVAVTVLGSVFYGIISWRDSRAAAAAAASAWEAAPVQVSAVELAYENLPLNIATVGSLKAADEIVLAPEVGGRISQLNLESGETIAAGTLLVSIDDKTEQAELLSAQARARYAELQLERSQRLAQSGTESGQALQQREVEAEQARAEVAMVEARIAQKTIIAPFDGVLGLRQVAQGAFVNAGQVIATLTAIDELHVDFRVPQRDLPKLSVGAPVNIRTDVFPDRDFTAIVSAIDPVIAADTRNVTVQATLDNSDGSLRPGMFANVSLALEAKPETIVVPGTAIQQSASGDMAYLIREGVAAIVPVTVGTRLDGRVEITSGLELGDVLITEGQTRVDPGAAVVIADPNAPAAETAW, encoded by the coding sequence ATGTCGAACAACAATCCCAATCTTCCCGCTGAGAGCATTGAGGGCAAGGCTATCTACGCCGAGACCGTCGTGGGCAGTGGAACAAAAATTGGCGGGCAACCGCCAATCCGGCCTCGGCGGGTACCGCGGGTCGTCGCCGTAGTCGTCGCCGTCACGGTGCTGGGGTCGGTTTTCTATGGGATCATCAGCTGGAGAGACAGCCGCGCAGCCGCAGCTGCCGCCGCGTCGGCTTGGGAAGCGGCACCGGTACAGGTATCGGCGGTCGAGCTTGCCTATGAAAACTTGCCGCTAAACATCGCGACGGTCGGTTCGCTGAAGGCCGCCGATGAGATCGTGCTGGCCCCTGAAGTTGGAGGCCGCATCAGCCAGCTCAACCTCGAGTCTGGTGAAACCATCGCCGCTGGCACCTTGCTCGTGTCCATCGATGACAAGACCGAACAGGCCGAATTGCTCTCTGCCCAAGCACGCGCGCGCTACGCCGAATTGCAGCTCGAGCGTTCTCAGCGTTTGGCGCAGTCCGGCACCGAGTCTGGTCAAGCGCTTCAGCAGCGCGAGGTAGAGGCCGAGCAGGCACGCGCCGAAGTCGCCATGGTCGAAGCACGTATCGCCCAAAAGACGATCATCGCGCCCTTCGATGGTGTTCTTGGCCTGCGCCAGGTGGCACAGGGTGCGTTCGTCAACGCCGGTCAGGTCATTGCCACCCTGACTGCGATCGACGAATTGCATGTGGATTTCCGCGTGCCGCAGCGCGATCTGCCGAAGCTGTCCGTAGGCGCGCCGGTGAACATTCGTACCGACGTGTTTCCCGATCGTGACTTTACGGCGATCGTTTCTGCGATCGACCCGGTCATCGCGGCTGATACTCGCAACGTCACCGTACAGGCAACTCTAGACAATTCGGACGGTAGTCTTCGCCCGGGAATGTTCGCCAACGTGTCCTTGGCGCTTGAAGCCAAGCCTGAGACCATCGTGGTTCCCGGCACCGCCATACAGCAGAGCGCATCAGGCGACATGGCTTACCTCATTCGCGAGGGCGTCGCGGCCATTGTACCCGTCACAGTCGGAACGCGTCTCGACGGTCGTGTCGAAATCACCTCGGGCCTTGAGCTAGGCGACGTCCTGATAACGGAGGGCCAGACCCGCGTCGATCCTGGCGCTGCCGTCGTCATCGCCGACCCTAATGCACCCGCTGCTGAAACCGCCTGGTAG
- a CDS encoding efflux RND transporter permease subunit, translating into MSFTDLFIRRPILSVVVSLMILLVGGISLFSLPIRQYPNLESATITVNTAFPGATQEVMQGFVTSQISQAIATASGIEYLQSSSTTGMSSIKAKLVLNADADRAMTEILAKVQQIKYLLPQGVSDPVITKMTDGASAVQYIAFTSETMTVPQITDYITRVAQPLFTSINGVASAPLSGAQQLALRIWIDPDALSARDLTAGDVVQALRANNVQAAPGVLRSGQTVTNITASTDLTNLDDFRQMIIKSGAGGLVRLADVATLEIGGQSYDTGARYNGEQSVIVEVYPTPEGNPLDIVAASDKIIDDIQATAPPGLEIANAFDIAHFVHASISQVEHTLIEAVIIVVVVIFLFLGSMRAVIIPVVTIPLSLVGTAALMLAFGFSINLLTLLAMVLAIGLVVDDAIVVVENIHRHIVEGKTPVEAAILGAREIVGPVIAMTVTLAAVYAPIGMMGGLTGGLFREFAFTLAGSVVVSGVVALTLSPMMTALLINKKVTEGRLSLAVEHFFEKMSRGYAGLLDGTLNHRWAVLASAVIVCGATVMFFTQSQSEMAPPEDQGVVFTTARAPQYASLEYTSNATRQMDEIFARLPDSESSFFVDGIDGQNNSFGGVVLKDWYVRERSADDVQGQLFGKSAGILSTSITAFQPSALPAASGGLPFQLVLRSTADYASIHEQMEALKWAAWGSGLFAWVETDLSFDSPSSNISIDTAKAGELGVSMQTIADTLATLVGGNYVNRFNYYDRSYDVIPQVAAKDRVTPEDVGSYHVRTASGTTVPLSTIVTSTATVQANRLGQFNQMNAATLSGVLLPGATMGEAVEYMQSQPLSPGMSIDWLADSRQFVTEGNQLTVAFGLALVVIFLVLAAQYESFRDPFVILLTVPLALSGALVPLFLGFTTINIYTQIGLVTLIGLISKHGILMVAFANEIQVSKGYDKRSAIIEASAVRMRPILMTTAAMVTGLIPLVMASGAGSASRFAIGIVVVMGMLVGTLFTLFMLPTFYVLLAKDHRKAAKPAGTDLVPALGQ; encoded by the coding sequence ATGTCTTTTACTGATCTTTTCATCCGCCGACCCATCCTGTCGGTGGTGGTTAGTCTCATGATCTTGCTAGTCGGTGGCATCAGCTTGTTCTCGCTGCCTATCCGCCAGTATCCCAACCTCGAAAGTGCGACGATCACCGTCAACACCGCCTTCCCGGGCGCCACGCAGGAAGTCATGCAGGGGTTCGTCACCAGCCAGATCTCGCAGGCCATCGCCACGGCCAGCGGTATCGAGTACCTGCAGTCCAGCTCGACCACCGGCATGAGCAGCATCAAGGCCAAGCTGGTCCTCAATGCCGATGCTGATCGCGCCATGACCGAGATCCTGGCCAAGGTTCAGCAGATTAAGTACCTGCTGCCCCAAGGCGTTTCGGATCCTGTCATCACGAAGATGACCGATGGGGCATCTGCCGTTCAGTACATCGCCTTCACCAGTGAGACGATGACGGTGCCGCAGATCACCGACTACATCACCCGTGTGGCCCAGCCGCTGTTCACCTCGATCAACGGCGTGGCCTCCGCGCCGCTTTCGGGCGCCCAGCAGCTCGCCCTTCGCATCTGGATCGATCCTGATGCCCTGTCGGCTCGCGACCTTACCGCTGGCGACGTGGTTCAGGCTCTTCGAGCCAACAATGTGCAGGCTGCTCCAGGCGTGCTTCGTTCCGGGCAGACCGTGACCAACATCACGGCTTCGACCGATTTGACCAATCTCGACGACTTCCGTCAGATGATCATCAAGAGTGGCGCCGGTGGCCTGGTTCGCCTTGCCGACGTCGCCACCCTCGAGATCGGTGGACAGAGCTATGACACTGGTGCCCGCTACAATGGCGAGCAGTCGGTGATCGTAGAAGTGTATCCGACGCCTGAAGGCAATCCGCTCGACATCGTGGCAGCGTCCGACAAGATCATCGATGACATCCAGGCAACGGCGCCTCCGGGTCTCGAGATCGCCAACGCGTTCGATATCGCACACTTCGTGCATGCATCGATTTCCCAGGTCGAGCATACCCTTATCGAAGCGGTCATCATCGTCGTGGTCGTGATCTTCCTATTCCTGGGCTCGATGCGGGCCGTGATCATTCCGGTCGTCACCATCCCGCTGTCGCTCGTCGGCACGGCGGCGCTCATGCTTGCCTTCGGCTTCTCGATAAACCTGTTGACCCTGTTGGCCATGGTTCTTGCCATCGGCCTCGTCGTGGACGACGCCATCGTGGTGGTCGAAAACATCCATCGACATATCGTCGAAGGTAAGACGCCGGTGGAAGCAGCCATTTTGGGTGCACGCGAAATCGTGGGGCCGGTCATCGCCATGACCGTCACCCTGGCAGCGGTTTACGCTCCTATCGGTATGATGGGTGGTCTGACCGGTGGTCTGTTCCGCGAATTCGCCTTCACGCTGGCCGGATCGGTCGTGGTATCGGGCGTGGTCGCACTTACATTGTCGCCGATGATGACGGCACTCTTGATCAACAAGAAGGTCACCGAGGGGCGCTTGTCCCTAGCAGTCGAGCATTTCTTCGAGAAGATGTCCCGTGGCTACGCCGGCCTGCTCGACGGCACGCTCAACCATCGGTGGGCCGTGCTCGCCAGCGCCGTGATCGTCTGCGGCGCCACGGTCATGTTCTTCACGCAGAGCCAGAGCGAAATGGCGCCGCCGGAAGACCAGGGCGTCGTGTTCACCACGGCCAGGGCACCCCAGTATGCGAGCCTTGAGTACACCTCTAACGCCACCCGGCAGATGGACGAGATTTTCGCTCGTCTGCCCGATTCCGAGTCCAGCTTCTTCGTGGATGGCATCGACGGTCAGAACAATTCGTTCGGCGGCGTTGTCCTCAAGGACTGGTATGTCCGCGAGCGCAGCGCAGACGACGTTCAGGGCCAACTCTTCGGAAAGTCTGCCGGCATTTTGAGCACGTCCATCACCGCATTCCAGCCATCGGCATTGCCGGCGGCCAGCGGTGGCCTGCCGTTCCAGCTCGTCCTGCGTTCGACCGCCGATTACGCGTCTATCCACGAACAGATGGAAGCCCTGAAGTGGGCAGCTTGGGGTAGCGGTCTTTTCGCCTGGGTCGAGACGGACCTGTCGTTCGACAGCCCGTCCTCCAATATCTCGATCGACACCGCCAAGGCGGGTGAACTGGGAGTCAGCATGCAGACCATCGCCGATACCCTGGCCACGCTCGTCGGCGGGAACTACGTCAACCGGTTCAACTATTACGACCGGTCCTATGACGTGATCCCGCAGGTTGCCGCCAAGGACCGCGTCACGCCCGAGGACGTGGGTTCTTACCACGTCCGCACGGCGTCCGGGACGACCGTGCCGTTGTCCACCATCGTGACCAGCACGGCGACGGTGCAGGCCAACCGGCTCGGGCAGTTCAACCAGATGAACGCAGCGACCTTGTCGGGCGTGCTTCTGCCTGGCGCCACGATGGGTGAAGCTGTCGAATACATGCAGTCGCAGCCACTGTCCCCGGGCATGAGCATCGACTGGTTGGCCGACAGCCGGCAGTTCGTGACCGAAGGCAATCAGCTGACGGTGGCGTTCGGCTTGGCCTTGGTCGTTATCTTCCTGGTCCTCGCAGCTCAGTATGAGAGCTTCCGTGACCCGTTCGTCATTCTGCTGACGGTTCCCTTGGCTCTTAGCGGAGCGCTTGTGCCGTTGTTCCTAGGGTTCACGACGATCAACATCTATACTCAGATCGGTCTGGTGACGTTGATCGGTTTGATCTCCAAGCACGGTATCCTTATGGTCGCCTTCGCCAACGAGATCCAGGTGAGCAAGGGCTACGACAAGCGCTCGGCCATCATCGAGGCGTCCGCGGTCCGCATGCGTCCGATCCTGATGACAACGGCGGCCATGGTCACCGGTCTTATCCCGCTGGTCATGGCCAGCGGGGCCGGCTCGGCCAGCCGCTTCGCCATCGGTATCGTCGTGGTCATGGGCATGCTGGTGGGCACGCTGTTCACCCTGTTCATGCTGCCCACCTTCTACGTGCTCCTGGCCAAGGATCACCGGAAGGCTGCCAAGCCGGCCGGCACCGACTTGGTTCCGGCACTGGGTCAGTAG
- a CDS encoding helix-turn-helix domain-containing protein, with amino-acid sequence MNVRTELGGEPSPTSILAKKWAVEVILTLGDRTVRFSTLRRELNGVTAKSLTDVLQQMLERELVRRDHFPVIPPRVEYSLSPLGLELLKALGPLQAFAARTA; translated from the coding sequence ATGAATGTTCGAACTGAGCTTGGCGGAGAGCCAAGCCCCACTTCCATCCTTGCCAAGAAATGGGCCGTGGAAGTCATCCTGACGCTGGGAGACAGAACCGTTCGCTTCAGCACCTTGCGCCGGGAGTTGAACGGGGTGACGGCGAAAAGCCTCACCGATGTGTTGCAGCAGATGCTGGAGAGGGAACTGGTTCGACGCGACCACTTCCCCGTAATTCCTCCTCGCGTGGAATACAGCTTGAGCCCCTTGGGACTAGAACTTCTGAAGGCCCTCGGACCTCTCCAGGCGTTTGCAGCACGAACTGCGTAG
- a CDS encoding PAS domain S-box protein produces MIAAFDWQATPLGSLDAWPVALQTSIAMILRSPVPIVTLWGEAGVMIYNDAYSIFAGRRHPELLGSNVREGWPEVADFNDNVMQVGLAGGTLSYRDEELTLHRSGKPEQVWMNLDYSPVVDELGNTIGVICLLLETSDRVKSDRALQALNKDLERQVLERSHERGTTWNVNPDLLAVVDLDGRFLTTNPSWTKSLGYSQEEMRGYLYTDLLHPDDVVGAQGALARLVEGQAIIGAENRYRASDGRYRWFSWVCVPEGDKIYCIVRDITDEKAARAERDQLWRLSEDMLARADYAGDMSAVNPAWTTVLGWTEHELLTNPYGDIIHPEDLPATAAALAEMGRTSQPTRFENRILTKDGIWRPIGWTVSPEADGANFIAVGRDLSEYKAREAELEQAHGLLRQSQKMEAVGQLTGGLAHDFNNILAGIGGSLEMMSTRLAQGRISDLDRYIVGASGAAKRAAGLTQRLLAFSRRQTLDPKSTNVNALVNGMLDLITRTVGPAINVETAGAAGLWSTFVDAGQLENALLNLCINARDAMPDGGKLTIETGNRWMDERSATERGIEPGQYISLCVSDTGTGMTAETIARAFDPFFTTKPIGQGTGLGLSMVYGFAGQSGGAVRIYSEVGQGTMVCIYLPRLAQGDGGDVDAGTMVGSAELPRSPGGETVMVVDDEPLVRMVATEQLEEMGYNVIESADGPSALKILNSGISIDLLITDVGLPNGMNGRQLADAARVSRPGLEVLFITGYAENAVLNHGHLDVGMHVMTKPFQMDSFARRVRELIEKS; encoded by the coding sequence ATGATCGCTGCATTCGACTGGCAGGCAACGCCGCTTGGGTCCCTGGACGCTTGGCCCGTAGCGCTACAGACCAGCATCGCCATGATATTGCGATCACCGGTACCCATCGTGACACTGTGGGGCGAAGCCGGCGTCATGATCTACAACGACGCCTATTCCATCTTCGCTGGTCGCCGACATCCAGAATTGCTGGGTTCCAATGTCCGTGAGGGCTGGCCCGAGGTTGCCGACTTCAACGACAACGTCATGCAGGTCGGCCTTGCAGGGGGCACGCTGTCCTACCGAGACGAGGAACTAACGCTGCACCGTTCGGGGAAACCCGAGCAGGTTTGGATGAACCTCGACTATTCCCCAGTCGTGGATGAGCTGGGCAACACCATCGGCGTCATCTGCCTCCTTCTCGAAACCAGCGACCGCGTAAAGTCAGATCGGGCCCTGCAGGCGTTGAATAAGGACCTCGAGCGCCAGGTTCTGGAGCGCTCCCATGAGCGCGGCACAACCTGGAACGTCAATCCGGACCTGTTGGCCGTAGTGGACCTGGACGGACGCTTCCTGACCACGAACCCGTCCTGGACGAAATCGCTGGGTTACTCGCAAGAGGAGATGCGCGGCTACCTCTACACCGACCTGCTGCATCCCGACGACGTAGTCGGCGCGCAGGGCGCGCTGGCCCGCCTTGTCGAAGGCCAGGCAATCATCGGCGCAGAGAACCGTTACCGTGCGTCTGATGGTAGGTACCGGTGGTTCTCATGGGTCTGCGTGCCCGAGGGCGACAAAATCTACTGCATCGTCCGCGACATCACCGATGAAAAAGCTGCCCGCGCGGAGCGGGATCAGCTATGGCGACTGTCAGAGGACATGTTGGCCAGGGCGGACTACGCCGGCGACATGTCGGCGGTCAATCCGGCATGGACTACGGTACTGGGGTGGACAGAACACGAGCTGCTCACCAACCCCTATGGCGACATCATCCATCCGGAAGACCTCCCGGCGACAGCTGCCGCTTTGGCGGAGATGGGGCGGACTAGTCAGCCGACCCGCTTCGAGAATAGGATCCTTACGAAGGACGGCATCTGGCGCCCCATCGGATGGACGGTATCGCCGGAAGCGGACGGAGCGAATTTCATCGCTGTCGGACGTGACCTGTCCGAGTACAAGGCGCGCGAGGCCGAGCTGGAACAAGCGCACGGTTTGCTTCGTCAGTCCCAGAAAATGGAAGCGGTCGGTCAACTCACCGGCGGGCTCGCTCATGACTTCAACAACATCCTGGCCGGTATTGGTGGTAGCTTGGAGATGATGTCGACTCGATTGGCGCAGGGCCGCATCTCCGACCTTGACCGCTACATCGTCGGCGCATCGGGCGCCGCCAAGAGAGCAGCGGGTCTGACCCAGAGGCTTCTGGCCTTTTCGCGGCGACAGACCCTCGATCCGAAGTCCACCAATGTCAATGCGCTGGTCAACGGCATGCTGGACTTAATCACTCGGACCGTGGGACCCGCGATCAACGTCGAAACCGCTGGAGCAGCGGGTCTGTGGAGCACCTTCGTTGATGCCGGCCAATTGGAGAACGCGCTGCTGAACCTGTGCATCAATGCCCGTGACGCAATGCCCGATGGGGGCAAGCTGACGATTGAGACCGGAAACCGCTGGATGGACGAGCGGTCGGCGACGGAACGCGGAATTGAGCCCGGCCAGTATATCTCCCTGTGCGTGAGCGACACCGGCACAGGCATGACCGCAGAAACCATAGCCCGCGCCTTCGATCCCTTTTTCACGACCAAGCCGATCGGACAAGGTACGGGATTGGGCCTTTCCATGGTCTACGGTTTTGCCGGGCAGTCTGGTGGGGCGGTCCGGATTTATTCTGAGGTCGGCCAAGGGACCATGGTGTGCATCTATCTCCCCCGGCTGGCGCAAGGCGATGGTGGCGATGTTGACGCGGGGACGATGGTGGGAAGCGCAGAGCTCCCGCGCTCACCGGGTGGGGAGACGGTCATGGTCGTCGATGACGAACCCTTGGTCCGAATGGTTGCCACCGAACAACTCGAAGAGATGGGCTACAACGTCATTGAGAGCGCGGATGGCCCCTCGGCGCTGAAGATCCTAAACTCAGGGATCTCGATCGATTTGCTGATTACGGACGTCGGGCTACCGAACGGGATGAACGGGCGTCAGTTGGCAGACGCCGCGCGTGTGTCCCGCCCAGGTTTGGAAGTACTCTTCATCACTGGCTATGCGGAAAACGCAGTCCTCAATCACGGTCATCTTGATGTGGGAATGCACGTGATGACCAAGCCGTTTCAGATGGACTCGTTCGCTCGACGCGTGAGGGAGCTTATCGAAAAGAGCTGA
- a CDS encoding CsbD family protein: protein MDWNRVEGSWKQMSGKVKEQWGKLTDDDITQINGNREQLEGKLQERYGKAKDDVKKDVDDWYGRQTW, encoded by the coding sequence ATGGATTGGAACCGCGTAGAAGGTAGCTGGAAGCAGATGTCCGGCAAGGTCAAAGAACAGTGGGGCAAACTCACGGACGATGACATCACTCAGATCAACGGTAACCGCGAGCAGCTCGAAGGCAAGCTTCAGGAGCGCTACGGCAAGGCCAAGGATGACGTCAAAAAGGACGTCGACGACTGGTACGGTCGTCAAACCTGGTAA
- a CDS encoding PAS domain-containing protein produces the protein MADNVENRRIDVEIHREGRGGTDPFAAAVRATRMPMLITDPTLPDNPIVFVNDAFARLTGYTRQETLNRNCRFLQGPGTNQDDVKRMREAINRRVPIELDLLNYRKDGTTFWNRLLMSPVFNDGELSFFFASQFDITPERERLGRVAQDRDALEAEVSRRVSDLTASEDRLKFTLSAGRLGAWTLDLIEQRLVASGLCKINFGRQPSDTFTYRDLQASILLEDMEHWRQAVGAAVAGNGDLDVAYRITTPSGELRWIEVRAQTRFDADGKPISMAGVSQDITDRKLAESHRDLLTKEMSHRVKNTLATVQSIVGQSLRGADVPPEVAAVIAQRLQALAGAHDVLTNTGWEEARLADIVKTATAPFDSGPTERIHIGGDEVTVSSAASTAIALAVHELATNAVKYGALSNDTGVVTVNWHIENGLLDFKWTESGGPVVGQPTRTGFGSRMIERALAASIQGKAEIDYRSNGVVFRITTAVSNLSDTSSGGPEL, from the coding sequence GTGGCCGACAATGTCGAGAATCGTCGGATTGACGTCGAGATCCATCGTGAGGGTCGCGGAGGAACCGACCCGTTTGCGGCTGCCGTACGGGCCACCCGCATGCCGATGCTGATCACCGATCCGACCCTTCCGGACAATCCCATTGTCTTCGTCAATGACGCGTTTGCTAGGCTCACCGGCTATACTCGCCAAGAGACGCTCAACCGCAATTGTCGCTTTTTACAGGGTCCGGGTACCAACCAGGACGATGTTAAGCGCATGCGCGAGGCCATCAACCGGCGTGTGCCGATCGAACTCGACCTGCTGAACTACCGGAAGGACGGCACCACGTTCTGGAACCGGCTGCTCATGTCGCCCGTGTTCAACGACGGTGAGTTGTCGTTTTTCTTCGCGTCCCAGTTCGACATTACCCCTGAGAGAGAACGCCTTGGCCGTGTGGCGCAGGACCGCGATGCCCTTGAGGCCGAAGTGTCACGCCGGGTCAGTGACCTGACCGCGTCGGAGGACCGACTGAAGTTTACATTAAGTGCCGGACGTCTCGGCGCATGGACGCTGGACCTGATCGAACAGCGGCTGGTTGCTTCCGGGCTTTGCAAAATCAACTTTGGTCGGCAGCCCTCTGATACTTTCACCTATCGCGACCTGCAGGCATCGATCCTGCTTGAAGACATGGAGCATTGGCGCCAGGCGGTTGGTGCAGCCGTTGCAGGCAATGGTGATCTCGATGTTGCCTACCGCATCACTACGCCATCGGGAGAATTGAGGTGGATCGAGGTCCGCGCCCAGACCCGCTTCGATGCCGATGGCAAGCCGATCTCGATGGCCGGCGTGTCCCAAGACATCACCGATCGCAAGCTTGCGGAAAGCCACCGCGACCTCCTGACCAAGGAGATGAGCCATCGTGTCAAGAACACACTCGCAACGGTACAGTCGATCGTGGGTCAGTCGCTCCGCGGAGCCGATGTTCCTCCAGAGGTGGCGGCGGTCATCGCGCAGCGTCTACAGGCTCTTGCCGGAGCCCATGACGTTCTGACGAATACGGGATGGGAAGAGGCCAGGCTGGCCGACATCGTAAAGACCGCAACGGCGCCATTCGACAGCGGCCCGACTGAGCGTATTCATATCGGCGGCGATGAAGTGACCGTCTCGTCGGCGGCCTCAACCGCTATCGCCTTGGCCGTGCACGAGTTGGCCACCAATGCTGTCAAGTACGGTGCCCTGTCGAACGACACAGGCGTGGTTACGGTAAACTGGCACATCGAGAACGGACTGCTCGATTTCAAATGGACGGAATCCGGAGGACCGGTGGTGGGCCAGCCAACCCGCACGGGCTTCGGGTCGCGCATGATCGAGCGGGCGCTGGCAGCGAGCATACAAGGCAAAGCCGAAATCGACTATCGGTCAAATGGCGTGGTCTTCAGGATCACCACTGCGGTTAGCAACCTTTCGGATACGTCGTCGGGCGGGCCGGAGTTATAA